The Flavobacterium johnsoniae genomic sequence AATATACTTTTAATGATGCCAAAGCAAAAGAAGTATCCAAAGTTCAGTTTTTTGATAATAACGGAAGTCGTGGAGTCTATAAAGACGGTTGGTACGCTTGTACTTTTGGACCATTATATCCGTGGATTCCTGCCCAGAAAGGTTTAGCCGAATGGGATTCTACCAAAGATGTTTGGGAATTGTACAACATAAAAGAAGATTATACGCAGTATTACGATTTAGCATCTAAAAATCCGCAGAAATTAAAAGAACTTCAGGAAGTATTTAACGAAGAAGCCAAAAAGAATAAAGATTACCCGATTGGTGCAGGAATCTGGCTTCGCATTCATCCTGAAGATGTTATCAAAGCGCCTTACACTTCATGGACTTTTGATGAAACAACAAAACGAATGCCTGAATTCAGCGCGCCTGGTTTAGGCAAAAAAAGCAATAAAGTAATTGCCGATGTTGAGGTTAAAGAAAATGCTTCGGGAGTTTTGTATGCGCTTGGAGGTTCTGGTGGAGGTGTGACTTTATTTATGGATAAAGGCAAATTGGTGTACGAATATAATATGCTGATTATAGAACGCTATAACGTTGAATCATCAGCAAAAATTCCGGCAGGAAAACATAAAATTGAAGTTTTAACTACTATTGCAAAACCGGGCGCTCCTGCTGAAATTGTTATTTTGGTTGATGGGAAAGAATATGCCAAAGGCGAAGTAAAACGTACTGTTCCTGTTGCTTTTACTGCCAGCGAAACTTTTGATGTTGGCGAAGATTTAGGCGGTCCAGTTTCCATTCGTTATTATAAAAAAGCACCTTTTAAGTTTGAAGGAAAAATAAATAACGTGAAAGTAGATTTACTTTAAGTAGATTTTTGTGAAGTATAACTATGTTTAAATCATTCTATAAATACCGCTGAAGGGGGCTTTGTACGATTACTTTTTTAACTTATCTTCGCTGTTTATACATTTGTGAGTACATTCTACTCATTTAAAAATCTAATTTGTGAAACAAAAAATACAGGAAGATCAAGAAAACAATCAGCTTAAACGCGGGCTGACTAATCGACACATTCAGTTAATTGCTTTAGGCGGATCTATAGGAACTGGTCTTTTCCTCGGAATTGGTCCAGCAGCCGTATTAGCAGGGCCATCTGTTATTTTAGGATATGCTATTGCCGGAATTATTGCCTTTTTTATTATGAGGCAACTCGGCGAAATGGTTGTTGAAGAACCAGTATCTGGAAGTTTTAGTTACTTTGCTTATAAGTATTGTGGTTCTTTTGCAGGTTTTGCCTCAGGTTGGAATTATTGGATTTTGTATATTCTGGTAAGTATGGCTGAACTTACAGCTATTGGGGTTTATGTGCAGTTTTGGTGGTCTGAAATTCCGTTGTGGGCCTCCAGTTTATTTTTCTTTCTGGTTATTAATGCTTTAAATTTTGCCTCCGTAAAAGTGTACGGAGAAACTGAATTTTGGTTTTCAATTATAAAAGTTGCAGCAATTATTGCAATGATTCTTTTTGGTGCTTATTTACTAATAAGCGGAACAGGAGGAGAACACGCTACAATTCATAATTTGTACAACGATGGAGGTTTTTTTCCAAAAGGAGTTTTTGAGAAAACTGGAACTGGCGATTTTCAAGGTTTATTGTCAGCGATGGCTTTAATTATGTTCTCTTTTGGTGGTTTAGAATTAATTGGAATTACCGCTGCTGAAGCAGAAAATCCAGAGAAAAATATTCCAAAAGCAACCAATCAGGTTATTTATCGAATTCTTATATTTTATGTAGGAGCATTGATTATTTTATTTGCTTTGTCGCCTTGGAGACAAATTACTACAGACAGCAGTCCGTTTGTAATGGTTTTTCAAAATCTAAACGGGATGGAATTTGAGCTTTTTGGCTATAAAATATTTTTTACAAAGCTAATCGCCAATGTTCTTAATTTAATTGTATTAACCGCAGCTTTATCGGTATATAACAGTAGTGTGTATAGCAACTC encodes the following:
- a CDS encoding amino acid permease; this encodes MKQKIQEDQENNQLKRGLTNRHIQLIALGGSIGTGLFLGIGPAAVLAGPSVILGYAIAGIIAFFIMRQLGEMVVEEPVSGSFSYFAYKYCGSFAGFASGWNYWILYILVSMAELTAIGVYVQFWWSEIPLWASSLFFFLVINALNFASVKVYGETEFWFSIIKVAAIIAMILFGAYLLISGTGGEHATIHNLYNDGGFFPKGVFEKTGTGDFQGLLSAMALIMFSFGGLELIGITAAEAENPEKNIPKATNQVIYRILIFYVGALIILFALSPWRQITTDSSPFVMVFQNLNGMEFELFGYKIFFTKLIANVLNLIVLTAALSVYNSSVYSNSRMLFGLADQGSAPKFLKKLNKQSVPVNAILISSCFAAICILINKVIPEEAFGILMSLVVSCLVINWVMISYTHLQFRRTKDKENTKTKFASIFYPISNYICFVFLLGILSIMWMTNMKISVELIPIWLAILFVFYKVFKNKK